In Fusobacterium massiliense, a single window of DNA contains:
- a CDS encoding glycerol-3-phosphate responsive antiterminator: MGIKKLLERNPVIPAVKDSITLEKALCSSNEIVFIIMSNIINIKDYCEKLKLKGKKVYIHIDMIDGLNSTNNGIDYIVNSVKPEGILTTKSNVVAHAYKNNINVIQRFFILDSLSYEKALQNIKENKIVAAEIMPGLMPKIIKKISSQTNVPIITGGLIKEKEDIINVINAGALSVSTTEVELWDI; encoded by the coding sequence ATGGGAATTAAAAAACTTTTGGAAAGAAACCCTGTTATACCTGCTGTTAAAGATAGTATAACTCTTGAAAAGGCCTTATGCTCTAGTAATGAAATAGTTTTCATTATTATGTCAAATATAATAAATATAAAAGATTACTGTGAAAAATTAAAACTAAAAGGAAAAAAGGTCTATATACACATAGACATGATAGATGGTCTAAACAGTACTAACAATGGGATTGACTATATTGTTAATTCTGTAAAACCTGAAGGAATTTTAACTACAAAATCAAATGTTGTGGCTCATGCCTATAAAAATAACATAAATGTTATTCAAAGGTTTTTTATCTTAGATAGCCTTTCTTATGAAAAAGCTCTACAAAATATAAAAGAAAATAAAATAGTTGCTGCTGAGATTATGCCAGGTTTAATGCCTAAAATTATTAAAAAAATCTCTTCTCAAACTAATGTTCCAATTATAACTGGAGGTCTTATCAAAGAAAAAGAAGATATTATTAATGTAATCAATGCTGGAGCTCTATCTGTTTCTACAACAGAAGTTGAATTATGGGATATATAA